In Juglans regia cultivar Chandler chromosome 13, Walnut 2.0, whole genome shotgun sequence, the following proteins share a genomic window:
- the LOC108988456 gene encoding superoxide dismutase [Fe] 3, chloroplastic, with the protein MGSFCYHTFPASSHLLVSDFSQGFKSPKLPYLSKQQERWFSRSQGASKVFAYYGLRAPPYKLDALEPYMSRRTLEKHWGGHHWNYVEGLNKQLEKNEVLYGCTMDELVKVTYNNGNPLPEFNNAAQVWNHDFFWDSMQPGGGDMPKLGVLQQIEKDFGSFTNFREKFVESALTLFGSGWVWLVLKREERRLAVIKTSNAVCPLVWDDIPIISLDMWEHAYYLDYKNDRGKYVNVFMNHLVSWNVATGRMARAEAFVNLGEPKIPIA; encoded by the exons ATGGGATCCTTTTGTTATCATACATTCCCAGCAAGCTCGCATCTTTTAGTCTCTGACTTCTCTCAGGGGTTTAAGAGCCCCAAGCTACCTTATCTG TCCAAACAGCAAGAAAGATGGTTTTCTAGATCTCAAGGAGCTTCAAAAGTTTTTGCTTACTATGGCTTGAGGGCACCTCCTTATAAACTT GATGCTTTAGAACCGTATATGAGTAGGAGAACACTGGAAAAGCATTGGGGAGGACATCATTGGAATTATGTAGAAGGATTGAACAAGCAGTTGGAGAAAAACGAAGTACTGTATGGCTGCACTATGGATGAGCTTGTCAAAGTAACATATAACAACGGAAACCCCTTACCCGAATTCAATAATGCTGCCCAG GTTTGGAATCATGACTTCTTTTGGGATAGCATGCAACCTGGAGGAGGGGACATGCCAAAACTGGGTGTTCTTCAGCAGATTGAAAAGGACTTTGGTTCATTTACAAATTTCAGGGAGAAGTTTGTAGAATCAGCGCTCACACTATTCGGCTCTGGCTGGGTTTGGCTTGTTT tgaagagagaagagagacgaCTGGCCGTTATTAAAACATCAAATGCCGTTTGCCCGCTTGTTTGGGATGACATA CCAATCATCAGTTTAGACATGTGGGAG CATGCTTATTATCTGGATTACAAG AACGATAGAGGCAAATATGTGAATGTGTTTATGAACCACCTTGTGTCTTGGAATGTGGCAACGGGACGCATGGCCCGTGCTGAGGCATTTGTGAATTTAGGCGAACCTAAAATTCCTATTGCTTGA
- the LOC108988463 gene encoding protein-S-isoprenylcysteine O-methyltransferase A — protein MIEIFSYTAYRQLSQMFLAILFFHSSEYILAVAMHGRSNITLKSLLISKAYLLAMLFSLLEYLIEIVLFPGLKEHWWLSNLGLAIVIIGEVIRKAAIITAGQAFTHLIKVYHEEHHKLITHGIYRFIRHPGYCGFFIWFVGTQIMLCNPISTIAFAIVVWRFFAQRIPYEEYFLRQFFGSQYVEYAQGVSSGVPFVN, from the coding sequence atgatagaaatctTCAGTTACACAGCTTACAGACAGTTATCTCAGATGTTCCTTGCAATACTCTTCTTTCACAGTTCTGAATACATTTTAGCAGTTGCCATGCATGGGAGATCAAACATCACCCTTAAGTCTCTTCTGATCAGCAAAGCCTACCTTTTGGCAATGTTATTTTCATTGCTGGAGTACTTAATTGAAATTGTATTATTTCCTGGGTTGAAAGAACACTGGTGGCTAAGCAACTTGGGCCTGGCAATAGTTATAATTGGCGAAGTGATACGGAAAGCAGCAATCATTACAGCTGGTCAGGCATTCACACATCTTATCAAGGTTTATCATGAAGAGCATCACAAACTGATTACTCATGGAATCTATAGGTTTATACGACATCCTGGATACTGTGGATTCTTCATCTGGTTTGTTGGTACTCAGATAATGCTTTGTAATCCCATATCAACAATTGCATTTGCAATTGTTGTTTGGCGCTTCTTTGCGCAAAGAATTCCATATGAAGAATATTTCTTGAGGCAATTCTTTGGGTCCCAGTATGTGGAATATGCCCAAGGAGTTTCTTCTGGGGTGCCTTTTGTGAACTGA
- the LOC108988492 gene encoding uncharacterized protein LOC108988492, with translation MEWRKCYLDMALVPSGVLINIAYHAWLWYRVRMHPLTTLIGTYSKAQRFWVPAMMKDNDKRSILAVQTLRNMIMGSTLMATTSILLCAGLAAIISSTYSVKKPLSDTVYGAQGEFMLSLKYATLLIIFLFSFFSLSMSITFLNKVNILVSILEDPMSLTTPQYVSDVLEKGYLLSVVGNRIFYVALPLLLWIFGPVLVFLCSVTMVAVLYNLDFLDQCGNGKVFQCRNLDSA, from the exons atggaatgGAGGAAATGTTATCTGGATATGGCGCTTGTGCCTTCAGGTGTGCTGATAAACATTGCCTATCACGCATGGCTATGGTATAGAGTCCGTATGCATCCGCTCACCACCCTCATTGGAACATATTCAAAGGCACAGCGCTTCTGGGTCCCCGCGATGATGAAG GACAATGACAAAAGGAGCATCCTGGCAGTCCAAACCCTGAGGAACATGATCATGGGATCAACCTTAATGGCCACCACCTCCATCCTTCTATGCGCAGGCCTCGCAGCAATCATAAGTAGCACATACAGTGTTAAGAAGCCACTCAGTGACACTGTTTATGGGGCTCAAGGGGAATTCATGCTATCTTTAAAATATGCCACCCTCCTAATTATCTTCCTATTCTCCTTTTTCAGTCTCTCTATGTCTATTACTTTTCTAAACAAAGTAAACATCCTTGTTAGCATCCTAGAGGACCCTATGTCCTTAACGACCCCACAGTATGTTTCTGATGTTTTAGAGAAGGGCTACCTTTTAAGCGTTGTGGGCAATAGGATTTTCTATGTGGCACTTCCTTTGCTACTTTGGATCTTCGGGCCAGTACTGGTTTTCTTGTGTTCTGTGACAATGGTGGCAGTTCTTTACAACCTTGATTTCCTGGACCAGTGTGGAAATGGAAAGGTGTTTCAGTGTAGAAATTTGGACTCAGCATAA